One genomic segment of Stenotrophomonas sp. 704A1 includes these proteins:
- the crp gene encoding cAMP-activated global transcriptional regulator CRP, translating into MRRGSAPIVSTVRLASSPLALDIATIDRFLAHSHRRRYPTRTDVFRPGDPAGTLYYVISGSVSIMAEEDDDRELVLGYFGAGEFVGEMGLFVESDRREVILRTRTACELAEISYERLHQLFLGPLSADAPRLLYALGQQISKRLLDTSRKASRLAFLDVTDRIVRTLHDLAQEPESMSHPQGSQLRVSRQELARLVGCSREMAGRVLKKLQTDGLLHARGKTVVLYGTR; encoded by the coding sequence ATGCGCAGAGGGAGCGCCCCTATCGTGTCAACCGTGCGCCTAGCTAGCAGCCCATTGGCCTTGGACATCGCAACTATCGATCGCTTCCTGGCGCATAGCCATCGGCGGCGCTACCCCACCCGGACCGACGTCTTCCGACCCGGCGACCCGGCGGGCACCCTGTATTACGTCATCAGCGGCTCGGTCTCGATCATGGCCGAGGAAGATGACGACCGTGAGCTGGTGCTGGGCTATTTCGGCGCTGGCGAGTTCGTCGGCGAGATGGGCCTGTTCGTGGAGTCGGACCGCCGCGAGGTGATCCTGCGCACCCGGACCGCCTGCGAGCTGGCCGAAATCAGCTACGAGCGCCTGCATCAGCTGTTCCTCGGCCCGCTGTCGGCCGATGCCCCGCGCCTGCTGTATGCGCTGGGCCAGCAGATCTCCAAGCGCCTGCTCGACACCAGCCGCAAGGCCAGCCGCCTGGCGTTCCTGGATGTCACCGACCGCATCGTGCGCACCCTGCACGATCTGGCCCAGGAACCGGAGTCGATGAGCCACCCACAGGGCAGCCAGCTGCGCGTTTCGCGCCAGGAGCTGGCCCGACTGGTCGGCTGCTCGCGTGAAATGGCCGGCCGGGTCCTGAAGAAGCTCCAGACCGATGGCCTGCTGCACGCCCGCGGCAAGACCGTGGTGCTGTACGGCACGCGTTGA
- a CDS encoding sulfite exporter TauE/SafE family protein, whose translation MELGSEFWWFILIGLGAQLVDGALGMAFGLVSSSVLLSMGLPPAQVSASIHTAEVFTTGASGVSHLVAGNVDKRLFLRLAVPGAVGGALGAYVLTQIPGDLIRPLIYLYLLVLAIIILARAAGRWMPKGEIRRVPVLGFFAGLLDASGGGGWGPVATSTLLARGGQARTTIGTVNAAEFVVTVTISATFLLSMGLQHLQIVAGLLVGGMMAAPVAAMLVKRVKERWVLVAVGVLVLGISLFQIGHAVYGHLYR comes from the coding sequence ATGGAGCTTGGCAGCGAATTCTGGTGGTTCATCCTGATCGGCCTCGGCGCGCAGCTGGTGGATGGCGCGCTGGGCATGGCATTCGGGCTGGTGTCCTCGTCGGTGCTGCTGAGCATGGGGCTGCCCCCGGCGCAGGTCAGCGCCAGCATCCACACGGCCGAAGTGTTCACCACCGGCGCCTCCGGTGTGTCGCATCTGGTGGCCGGCAATGTCGACAAACGCCTGTTCCTGCGTCTGGCTGTGCCCGGCGCAGTGGGCGGCGCGCTGGGTGCGTACGTCCTGACCCAGATCCCCGGCGACCTGATCCGGCCGCTGATCTATCTGTATCTGCTGGTGCTGGCCATCATCATCCTGGCCCGCGCCGCCGGCCGCTGGATGCCCAAGGGCGAGATCCGCCGGGTGCCGGTGCTGGGCTTCTTCGCCGGCCTGCTGGATGCCAGCGGCGGTGGCGGCTGGGGCCCGGTGGCCACCTCCACCCTGCTCGCCCGTGGCGGCCAGGCGCGGACCACCATCGGCACGGTCAATGCCGCTGAATTCGTGGTCACCGTGACCATTTCCGCCACGTTCCTGCTGTCGATGGGCCTGCAGCACCTGCAGATCGTCGCCGGCCTGCTGGTCGGCGGCATGATGGCCGCACCGGTGGCGGCGATGCTGGTCAAACGGGTGAAGGAGCGCTGGGTGCTGGTCGCCGTGGGTGTGCTGGTGCTGGGCATCAGCCTGTTCCAGATCGGCCATGCGGTGTACGGCCACCTGTACCGCTGA
- a CDS encoding haloacid dehalogenase-like hydrolase: MKTHYPTPREDAPLVVFDFDHTLYDGDSGTHLFASLIKRNPLRMLAALLVTPIAGPMVAMLPTRRAGISIYVWIGSFGLHRAREFNRVIDAYVIRHEAQMRAKLLPQALEVFAAHRARGDRVVVATGAPPELARAILAFVAHQDVPVIGTEVGPRLGGVGPTRHCHNEEKMRMLRERGYGDIDIAYSDSTADLPLLLAAKAPVVVNPKPAKVAFFRSVLPAGTRILNWGCVDRGGEKA, encoded by the coding sequence ATGAAAACGCACTATCCAACGCCGCGCGAGGATGCGCCGCTGGTGGTCTTCGACTTCGACCACACGCTGTACGACGGCGATTCGGGCACCCATCTGTTTGCCTCGCTGATCAAGCGCAACCCGCTGCGGATGCTGGCGGCGCTGCTGGTCACCCCGATCGCCGGACCGATGGTGGCGATGCTGCCCACCCGCCGCGCCGGCATTTCGATCTATGTGTGGATCGGCAGTTTCGGCCTGCACCGGGCGCGGGAGTTCAACCGGGTGATCGATGCCTACGTGATCCGGCATGAGGCGCAGATGCGGGCCAAGCTGCTGCCGCAGGCGCTGGAGGTCTTTGCCGCGCACCGGGCCAGGGGCGATCGCGTGGTGGTGGCCACCGGCGCGCCGCCGGAACTGGCGCGCGCGATCCTGGCGTTCGTCGCCCACCAGGACGTGCCGGTGATCGGCACCGAAGTCGGCCCGCGCCTGGGCGGCGTCGGCCCGACCCGGCACTGCCACAACGAGGAAAAGATGCGCATGCTGCGCGAGCGCGGCTACGGCGACATCGATATCGCCTACTCCGACAGCACGGCCGATCTGCCCCTGCTGCTGGCGGCCAAGGCCCCGGTGGTGGTCAATCCGAAGCCGGCCAAGGTGGCCTTCTTCCGCAGCGTGCTGCCGGCCGGAACCCGCATCCTCAACTGGGGCTGCGTCGACCGCGGCGGCGAGAAGGCGTAG
- the trpC gene encoding indole-3-glycerol phosphate synthase TrpC, with amino-acid sequence MSDILQTILARKAEEVAQRRAQRPLEALQAALASAPPVRGFVRALQAAIANGDPAVIAEVKKASPSKGVIRPDFRPADIAVSYEFGGASCLSVLTDVDFFQGADAYLQQARDACTLPVLRKDFVIDPYQVVEARVLGADCILLIVAALDDTQLATLSELAMSLGMDVLVEVHDIDELERALQVPAPMIGINNRNLRTFEVSLQTTLDMRNAVPRDRLLVTESGILGPQDVALMRDAGIHGFLVGEAFMRVEEPGEGLRQLFFAA; translated from the coding sequence ATGAGTGACATCCTGCAGACGATCCTGGCCCGCAAGGCCGAAGAAGTGGCCCAGCGCCGCGCCCAGCGCCCGCTCGAGGCGCTGCAGGCCGCACTGGCCAGCGCCCCCCCGGTCCGTGGCTTCGTGCGTGCGCTGCAGGCGGCGATCGCCAATGGCGATCCGGCGGTGATCGCCGAGGTGAAGAAGGCCAGTCCGTCCAAGGGCGTGATCCGCCCCGACTTCCGCCCGGCCGACATCGCCGTGAGCTACGAGTTCGGTGGTGCCAGCTGCCTGTCGGTGCTGACCGATGTCGATTTCTTCCAGGGGGCCGACGCCTACCTGCAGCAGGCCCGCGACGCCTGCACGCTGCCGGTGCTGCGCAAGGACTTCGTGATCGACCCCTATCAGGTGGTCGAGGCGCGCGTGCTGGGCGCCGACTGCATCCTGCTGATCGTCGCCGCGCTGGATGACACCCAGCTGGCCACCCTGTCCGAACTGGCGATGTCGCTGGGCATGGACGTGCTGGTGGAAGTGCACGACATCGACGAGCTGGAGCGCGCGCTGCAGGTGCCGGCGCCGATGATCGGCATCAACAACCGCAACCTGCGCACCTTCGAAGTCTCGCTGCAGACCACGCTGGACATGCGCAACGCCGTGCCACGCGACCGCCTGCTGGTCACCGAGAGCGGCATCCTCGGCCCGCAGGACGTGGCCCTGATGCGCGATGCCGGCATCCACGGGTTCCTGGTCGGCGAGGCCTTCATGCGCGTGGAAGAGCCGGGCGAGGGCCTGCGTCAGCTATTCTTCGCGGCATGA
- the trpD gene encoding anthranilate phosphoribosyltransferase: MSFSPQEALQRTIEHREIFFDEMVDLMRQIMRGDVSPMMTAAILTGLRVKKETVDEIAAAATVMREFARPVPVADTSNLVDIVGTGGDGSHTFNISTCAMFVAAAAGARVAKHGNRSVSSKSGSADALEALGAVIELQPDQVAQAIEQTGIGFMFAPIHHPSMKVVAPVRREMGVRTIFNILGPLTNPASAPSVLMGVFHPDLVGIQARVLRELGTERAMVVWGRDNMDEISLGAGTLVGELRDGKVREYEIHPEDFGIAMSASRNLRVEGPEQSIQMLRAVLDSAPGPALEIVALNAGAALYVAGVASDIGDGLARARAAIADGSARARLQQYVDITRVLAA; encoded by the coding sequence ATGAGCTTCTCCCCCCAGGAAGCCCTGCAACGCACCATCGAGCACCGCGAAATCTTCTTCGACGAAATGGTCGACCTGATGCGGCAGATCATGCGCGGCGACGTCTCGCCGATGATGACCGCGGCCATCCTCACCGGCCTGCGCGTAAAGAAGGAGACCGTGGACGAGATCGCCGCGGCGGCCACCGTGATGCGTGAATTCGCCCGGCCGGTGCCGGTGGCCGATACCTCGAACCTGGTCGATATCGTCGGCACGGGTGGCGATGGCTCGCACACCTTCAACATCTCCACCTGTGCGATGTTCGTTGCCGCCGCCGCCGGCGCGCGCGTGGCCAAGCACGGCAACCGCAGCGTGTCGTCCAAGTCCGGCAGCGCCGATGCGCTGGAAGCGCTGGGCGCGGTGATCGAACTGCAGCCGGACCAGGTCGCGCAGGCCATCGAGCAGACCGGCATCGGGTTCATGTTCGCGCCGATCCATCACCCGTCGATGAAAGTGGTGGCGCCGGTGCGCCGCGAGATGGGCGTGCGCACCATCTTCAACATCCTCGGGCCGCTGACCAACCCGGCCAGCGCGCCGTCGGTGCTGATGGGCGTATTCCATCCCGACCTGGTGGGCATCCAGGCACGCGTGCTGCGCGAGCTGGGCACCGAGCGTGCGATGGTGGTCTGGGGCCGCGACAACATGGACGAGATCTCGCTCGGCGCCGGCACCCTGGTCGGCGAGCTGCGCGATGGCAAGGTGCGCGAGTACGAGATCCATCCGGAAGACTTCGGAATCGCCATGTCGGCCAGCCGCAACCTGCGCGTGGAGGGCCCGGAGCAGTCCATCCAGATGCTGCGCGCGGTGCTGGACAGCGCGCCCGGCCCGGCGCTGGAGATCGTCGCCCTGAACGCCGGCGCGGCCCTGTACGTGGCCGGGGTGGCCAGCGACATCGGCGATGGCCTGGCCCGTGCCCGCGCCGCCATCGCCGACGGCAGCGCCCGTGCCCGGCTGCAGCAGTACGTCGACATCACCCGCGTGCTGGCTGCCTGA
- a CDS encoding anthranilate synthase component II, whose product MLWMIDNYDSFTYNLVQYLQTLGAEVKVVRNDAMSVDEIAAQKPERIVISPGPCTPNEAGVSLELIQRLGPTTPILGVCLGHQGIGQVYGGTVIRAGNIMHGKTSPIRHEGKGVFAGLPDRYQATRYHSLVVDKHSLPDALEVTAWTENEDGSIEEIMGLRHRQFPVEGVQFHPESILTEHGHALLRNFLQRPAA is encoded by the coding sequence ATGTTGTGGATGATCGACAACTACGACAGCTTCACCTACAACCTCGTGCAGTACCTGCAGACGCTGGGCGCCGAGGTGAAGGTGGTGCGCAACGATGCGATGAGCGTGGACGAGATCGCCGCGCAGAAACCCGAGCGCATCGTCATCTCGCCCGGCCCGTGCACGCCCAACGAAGCAGGCGTGTCGCTGGAACTGATCCAGCGCCTTGGCCCGACCACGCCCATCCTCGGCGTGTGCCTGGGCCACCAGGGCATCGGCCAGGTCTACGGCGGCACGGTGATCCGTGCCGGCAACATCATGCACGGCAAGACCTCGCCGATCCGGCATGAAGGCAAGGGCGTGTTCGCCGGCCTGCCGGACCGTTACCAGGCCACCCGCTACCACTCGCTGGTGGTGGACAAGCACAGCCTGCCCGACGCGCTGGAAGTGACCGCCTGGACCGAGAACGAGGATGGCTCGATCGAAGAGATCATGGGCCTGCGCCACCGCCAGTTCCCGGTGGAGGGCGTGCAGTTCCACCCCGAATCCATCCTCACCGAACACGGCCACGCCCTGCTGCGCAATTTCCTGCAGCGCCCGGCGGCCTGA
- a CDS encoding SIMPL domain-containing protein, which translates to MKLLSALLWSSLLATMAPSAWAQANTIPSQPHLLVKGEARRMVMPDRFGLQLNIEETDMDADAARRRVQDNVARVLALFKQHKAVEGSVRADNLRIGPATRYEQNRQVFIGTRVSRQLRASFASVKAMQDVLGALKANENVQVSSMAPTYSGEVALRRELKGEAAAKTRESAQGLAKAYGTRVRGLYSISDVAPDFAYGIQAGQWPQPGEDGEHLDRVLVTGSYAPASPPAPAAPESIEAGPITYTENVYAIFLISDGT; encoded by the coding sequence ATGAAGCTGCTGAGCGCATTGCTGTGGTCGTCACTGCTGGCCACGATGGCCCCGTCTGCGTGGGCGCAGGCCAATACCATTCCCTCGCAGCCGCACCTGCTGGTGAAGGGCGAGGCGCGGCGCATGGTGATGCCGGACCGGTTCGGCCTGCAGTTGAACATCGAAGAGACCGACATGGACGCAGATGCGGCACGCCGCCGCGTGCAGGACAACGTCGCCCGCGTGCTGGCGCTGTTCAAGCAGCACAAGGCGGTGGAGGGCAGCGTGCGTGCGGACAACCTGCGGATCGGCCCGGCAACCCGCTATGAGCAGAACCGGCAGGTTTTCATCGGCACCCGCGTGTCGCGCCAGCTGCGCGCCAGCTTCGCCAGCGTGAAGGCGATGCAGGACGTGCTGGGCGCGCTGAAGGCCAACGAGAACGTACAGGTCAGCAGCATGGCCCCGACCTACTCGGGCGAAGTCGCGCTGCGCCGTGAACTCAAGGGCGAGGCGGCGGCCAAGACCCGCGAGTCCGCACAGGGCCTGGCCAAGGCCTATGGAACCCGCGTGCGCGGCCTGTACAGCATCTCCGATGTGGCGCCGGACTTCGCCTATGGCATCCAGGCCGGGCAATGGCCGCAGCCGGGCGAAGATGGCGAGCATCTCGATCGTGTCTTGGTGACCGGAAGTTACGCACCGGCCTCGCCACCGGCGCCCGCTGCACCGGAGTCCATCGAAGCCGGCCCCATCACCTACACCGAAAACGTGTACGCCATTTTCCTGATAAGCGACGGAACCTGA
- the trpE gene encoding anthranilate synthase component I: protein MNSHAQFLQQAAEGHTHIPVVREVLSDLDTPLSVYLKLADGPNTYLFESVEGGERFGRYSIIGLPARRVYAFHGHTLTVREDGQVVDTREVADPFAEVEALRSAHSVPKLDGLPGFTGGLVGWFGFECIGYIEPRLAPPAGRDELGTPDILLLHSDELAVFDNLKGRLYLIVHADPRAAGAFEQAQARLDALTAKLRAPGAGYPAALTSDVLDESDFISGFTREGFVDAVQRSKEYIRAGDIFQVVLSQRLSVPFKARPVDVYRALRALNPSPYMYFLDVGDLQVVGSSPEILVRLQHTDDGVGEVTVRPIAGTRPRGATVEQDLALEAELLADPKERAEHLMLIDLGRNDAGRVSQPGTVEVGEQFVIERYSHVMHIVSEVTGQLQPGLSYADVLRATFPAGTVSGAPKIRALEVIRELEPIKRNVYAGSIGYIGWHGDADTAIAIRTAVIKDGRLYVQAGAGIVYDSDPDKEWDETMNKGRALFRAVAQAAKGL from the coding sequence TTGAACTCGCACGCCCAGTTTCTGCAGCAGGCCGCTGAAGGCCACACCCATATCCCCGTTGTCCGCGAAGTGCTGTCCGACCTGGACACGCCGCTTTCGGTCTATCTGAAGCTCGCCGACGGCCCCAATACCTACCTGTTTGAATCCGTCGAAGGCGGCGAGCGCTTTGGTCGATACTCGATCATCGGCCTGCCGGCACGTCGCGTGTACGCCTTCCACGGCCACACCCTGACCGTGCGCGAGGATGGGCAGGTGGTGGACACCCGCGAGGTGGCCGATCCCTTCGCCGAGGTCGAGGCGCTGCGCAGCGCGCATTCGGTGCCCAAGCTGGATGGCCTGCCGGGCTTCACCGGTGGCCTGGTCGGCTGGTTCGGCTTTGAATGCATCGGCTACATCGAACCGCGCCTGGCTCCGCCGGCCGGCCGTGATGAGCTGGGCACGCCGGACATCCTGCTGCTGCATTCGGACGAGCTGGCGGTGTTCGACAACCTGAAGGGCCGGTTGTACCTGATCGTGCACGCTGACCCGCGCGCGGCTGGCGCCTTCGAACAGGCGCAGGCGCGCCTGGACGCGCTGACCGCCAAGCTGCGGGCGCCCGGCGCGGGGTACCCGGCAGCGCTGACCAGCGATGTGCTGGACGAATCCGATTTCATCTCCGGCTTCACCCGCGAAGGCTTCGTCGATGCGGTCCAGCGCAGCAAGGAGTACATCCGTGCCGGCGATATCTTCCAGGTGGTGCTCAGCCAGCGCCTGAGCGTGCCGTTCAAGGCACGCCCGGTGGATGTGTACCGCGCGCTGCGTGCATTGAACCCGTCGCCGTACATGTATTTCCTGGATGTCGGCGACCTGCAGGTGGTCGGCTCCTCACCGGAGATCCTGGTGCGCCTTCAACATACTGATGACGGCGTGGGCGAAGTCACCGTGCGTCCGATCGCCGGCACCCGTCCGCGCGGGGCCACCGTCGAGCAGGATCTGGCGCTGGAAGCCGAGCTGCTGGCCGATCCGAAGGAGCGCGCCGAGCACCTGATGCTGATCGACCTCGGCCGCAACGACGCCGGCCGCGTCTCGCAGCCCGGCACCGTGGAAGTGGGCGAGCAGTTCGTGATCGAACGCTACAGCCACGTCATGCACATCGTCAGCGAAGTGACCGGGCAGCTGCAGCCTGGCCTGAGTTACGCCGACGTGCTGCGCGCCACGTTCCCGGCCGGTACGGTCAGCGGCGCGCCGAAGATCCGTGCGCTGGAAGTGATCCGCGAGCTGGAGCCGATCAAGCGCAATGTCTACGCCGGCAGCATCGGCTACATCGGCTGGCACGGCGATGCCGATACCGCGATCGCGATCCGCACTGCGGTCATCAAGGATGGCCGCCTGTACGTGCAGGCCGGCGCCGGCATCGTCTACGACTCGGACCCGGACAAGGAATGGGACGAGACGATGAACAAGGGCCGCGCGTTGTTCCGTGCCGTCGCCCAGGCTGCCAAGGGCCTGTAA
- the yegS gene encoding lipid kinase YegS, whose protein sequence is MTTPRWRLILNGKSAGNEELRDAVGHWRERGVQLEVRVTWEDGDAERYVAEAIDHGIDVIVAAGGDGTLSAVAETLAHRDEPADALPSLALVPMGTANDFATSAGIPAEPGAAFGLIGQVPTRPIDLLRVEADGTPWWCANLASGGFGTQVTVETDAGLKKMLGGLAYVITGIAKLGRIEPIIARLSGPDFQWEGGFIALGIGNGRQAGGGQQLCPQALIDDGLLDVTVVPELEGEVAATLGQMLTGGKEAALERVATRAQLPWLQIDAPQALTLNLDGEPVQARTFRIACVAGRVRMHLPVGCPLLAGQG, encoded by the coding sequence ATGACCACCCCGCGCTGGCGCCTGATCCTCAACGGAAAATCCGCAGGCAACGAGGAGCTGCGCGACGCCGTCGGTCACTGGCGCGAGCGGGGCGTGCAGTTGGAAGTGCGGGTGACCTGGGAGGACGGCGACGCCGAGCGCTATGTCGCCGAAGCCATCGACCACGGTATCGATGTGATCGTGGCTGCCGGGGGCGATGGCACGCTCAGTGCAGTGGCCGAAACCCTGGCCCATCGCGATGAGCCGGCCGACGCGCTGCCCTCGCTGGCGCTGGTGCCGATGGGCACCGCCAACGACTTCGCCACCTCGGCCGGCATTCCCGCCGAGCCGGGCGCGGCGTTCGGACTGATCGGGCAGGTGCCGACACGGCCCATCGACCTGCTGCGCGTAGAGGCCGATGGCACGCCCTGGTGGTGCGCCAACCTGGCCAGTGGTGGCTTCGGTACCCAGGTGACCGTGGAAACCGATGCTGGCCTGAAGAAGATGCTCGGGGGGCTGGCCTATGTCATCACCGGCATCGCCAAGCTCGGTCGCATCGAACCGATCATCGCGCGCCTGAGCGGGCCCGACTTCCAGTGGGAAGGTGGCTTCATCGCGTTGGGCATCGGCAACGGCCGCCAGGCCGGTGGCGGCCAGCAGCTGTGCCCGCAGGCGCTGATTGATGACGGCCTGCTGGATGTCACCGTGGTGCCGGAACTGGAAGGCGAGGTGGCCGCCACGCTCGGCCAGATGCTGACCGGCGGCAAGGAGGCGGCCCTGGAACGCGTCGCCACCCGCGCGCAGCTGCCATGGCTGCAGATCGACGCACCGCAGGCGCTGACGTTGAACCTGGACGGCGAGCCGGTGCAGGCGCGCACCTTCCGCATCGCCTGCGTGGCAGGCAGGGTGCGCATGCATCTGCCGGTCGGCTGCCCACTGCTGGCGGGGCAGGGGTAG
- a CDS encoding GNAT family N-acetyltransferase, translating to MAVLTIRPATVADAGLILRFIRELAIYEKAEHSVQTDEIGIAESLFGADATARALICEANGDAIGYAVYFYNYSTWLGRKGIYLEDLYVSPHKRGAGAGKALLKYIARQAVAEGCGRFEWSVLDWNTPAIAFYTAAGAKPQDEWTVYRLEGQALHDFANG from the coding sequence GTGGCCGTTCTCACCATCCGCCCGGCCACCGTCGCCGATGCCGGCCTGATCCTGCGCTTCATCCGCGAACTGGCGATCTACGAGAAGGCCGAGCATTCGGTGCAGACCGATGAGATCGGCATTGCCGAGAGTCTGTTCGGCGCCGATGCCACCGCCCGCGCGCTGATCTGCGAGGCCAATGGCGATGCGATCGGCTATGCGGTGTATTTCTACAACTACTCCACCTGGCTGGGCCGCAAGGGCATCTACCTGGAAGACCTGTACGTGAGCCCGCACAAGCGCGGCGCCGGCGCAGGCAAGGCGCTGTTGAAGTACATCGCGCGGCAGGCGGTGGCCGAAGGTTGCGGCCGTTTCGAATGGTCGGTGCTGGACTGGAACACCCCGGCCATCGCGTTCTACACCGCTGCCGGTGCCAAGCCGCAGGACGAGTGGACCGTGTACCGGCTGGAAGGCCAGGCGCTGCACGATTTCGCCAACGGCTGA
- the rpe gene encoding ribulose-phosphate 3-epimerase: MSNCLIAPSILSANFARLGEEVDNVLAAGADWVHFDVMDNHYVPNLTIGPMVCQALRKHGVTAPIDVHLMVEPVDRIIPDFAEAGATYISFHPEASRHVHRTIQLIRSLGCKPGLVLNPATPVDILDWVLDDLDLVLLMSVNPGFGGQAFIPSALDKLRVVRQKIDASGRDIRLEIDGGVKADNIGEIAAAGADTFVAGSAIFNAKSSYQDVIAQMRANVAAARG; the protein is encoded by the coding sequence ATGTCCAACTGCCTCATCGCTCCCTCCATCCTCTCGGCCAACTTCGCCCGCCTGGGCGAGGAAGTCGACAACGTCCTCGCCGCGGGTGCCGACTGGGTCCATTTCGACGTGATGGACAACCACTACGTGCCCAACCTGACCATCGGCCCGATGGTCTGCCAGGCGCTGCGCAAGCACGGCGTCACCGCGCCGATCGACGTGCACCTGATGGTGGAGCCGGTGGACCGCATCATTCCGGACTTCGCCGAGGCCGGTGCCACCTACATCAGCTTCCACCCGGAGGCGAGCCGCCACGTGCACCGCACCATCCAGCTGATCCGCTCGCTGGGCTGCAAGCCGGGCCTCGTGCTCAACCCGGCCACGCCGGTCGACATCCTCGACTGGGTGCTGGATGACCTGGACCTGGTGCTGCTGATGTCGGTCAATCCGGGGTTCGGTGGCCAGGCCTTCATTCCCTCGGCATTGGACAAGCTGCGCGTGGTGCGCCAGAAGATCGATGCCAGCGGTCGTGACATCCGGCTGGAAATCGATGGCGGAGTGAAGGCCGACAACATCGGCGAGATCGCTGCCGCAGGCGCCGACACCTTCGTCGCCGGTTCGGCCATCTTCAACGCCAAGAGCAGCTACCAGGACGTGATCGCGCAGATGCGCGCCAACGTCGCTGCGGCGCGGGGCTGA
- a CDS encoding J domain-containing protein, whose protein sequence is MRWYGKLLGFIAGALLFRPNPLFGAVVGLLLGHAFDSDWFRLNKENPYRELGLTSEATDAEIERAYRRLISQYHPDKLGGAAPELQQQAEQKSRRINAAYDRIKTLRKR, encoded by the coding sequence ATGCGCTGGTACGGAAAACTGCTCGGATTCATCGCCGGCGCCCTGCTGTTCCGGCCCAATCCGCTGTTCGGTGCGGTGGTCGGCCTGCTGCTGGGCCATGCCTTCGACAGCGACTGGTTCCGCCTGAACAAGGAAAACCCCTACCGCGAGCTGGGGCTGACCTCCGAGGCCACCGATGCCGAGATCGAGCGCGCCTACCGCCGGCTGATCTCCCAGTACCACCCCGACAAGCTGGGCGGCGCTGCCCCCGAGCTGCAGCAGCAGGCCGAGCAGAAGTCGCGGCGGATCAACGCCGCCTACGACCGCATCAAGACCCTGCGCAAGCGCTGA
- a CDS encoding phosphoribosylaminoimidazolesuccinocarboxamide synthase, which yields MPTTLLQSDLPGLPLRHRGKVRDVFDIPRERLPAGTPPGDYLLMVATDRLSAFDVVLPDPIPGKGEMLCQVSNFWFAKTAHLMPNHLTGIDVASVLPEGVDPALYARRAVVTRKLKPVPVEAIARGYLIGSGWKDYQRTGKVSGIDLPDGLRQAEQLPEPIFTPSTKAAVGDHDENIDFDAMVKAVGAEMAERVRDATLRIYKFAADYARERGIILADTKFEFGTDADGRLYIMDEMLTPDSSRYWPADQYEVGTSPPSYDKQFVRDYLETLDWGKTAPGPSIPAEIIERTRAKYAEALQRLAGISVD from the coding sequence GTGCCAACCACGCTGTTGCAATCCGATCTCCCCGGCCTGCCCTTGCGCCATCGCGGCAAGGTGCGTGATGTGTTCGATATCCCGCGCGAGCGGCTGCCTGCAGGGACCCCGCCGGGCGATTACCTGTTGATGGTCGCCACCGACCGCCTGTCGGCGTTCGATGTGGTCCTGCCCGACCCGATCCCGGGCAAGGGCGAGATGCTGTGCCAGGTGTCCAACTTCTGGTTCGCCAAGACCGCGCACCTGATGCCCAACCACCTGACCGGCATCGACGTGGCCAGCGTGCTGCCCGAGGGCGTGGACCCGGCCCTGTACGCCAGGCGCGCGGTGGTCACCCGCAAGCTGAAGCCGGTACCGGTGGAAGCGATCGCCCGTGGCTACCTGATCGGCAGCGGCTGGAAGGACTACCAGCGCACCGGCAAGGTCAGCGGCATCGACCTGCCCGATGGCCTGCGCCAGGCCGAGCAGCTGCCCGAGCCGATCTTCACCCCTTCGACCAAGGCCGCCGTCGGCGACCATGACGAAAACATCGATTTCGATGCGATGGTGAAGGCCGTTGGCGCCGAGATGGCCGAGCGCGTGCGCGACGCCACGCTGCGCATCTACAAGTTCGCCGCCGACTACGCGCGCGAGCGCGGCATCATCCTGGCCGACACCAAGTTCGAGTTCGGCACCGATGCCGATGGCCGTCTGTACATCATGGACGAGATGCTGACCCCGGATTCCTCGCGCTACTGGCCGGCCGACCAGTACGAAGTGGGCACCAGCCCGCCGAGCTACGACAAGCAGTTCGTCCGCGACTACCTGGAGACGCTGGACTGGGGCAAGACCGCCCCGGGCCCGAGCATTCCGGCGGAGATCATCGAGCGCACCCGTGCCAAGTACGCCGAGGCCCTGCAGCGCCTGGCCGGGATCAGCGTCGACTGA